A genome region from Cognatishimia activa includes the following:
- the scpA gene encoding methylmalonyl-CoA mutase: MTTKKDWEALAEKELRGKPLEALTWDTLEGIQVKPLYTAEDTAEIDHMGGLPGFGPFTRGVKATMYAGRPWTIRQYAGFSTAEESNAFYRRNLAAGQQGVSVAFDLATHRGYDSDHPRVEGDVGKAGVAIDSVEDMKILFDGIPLDKVSVSMTMNGAVIPILANFIVAGEEQGHDKALLAGTIQNDILKEFMVRNTYIYPPEPSMRIISDIIEYTSNEMPKFNSISISGYHMQEAGANLVQELAYTLADGREYVRAAIEAGMDVDKFAGRLSFFFAIGMNFFMEAAKLRAARQLWHRIMTEFGAKSERSKMLRTHCQTSGVSLQEQDPYNNVIRTAYEAMAAALGGTQSLHTNALDEAIALPTDFSARIARNTQLILQEETGITNVVDPLAGSYYVESLTDELATKAWELIEEVEEMGGMTKAVASGMPKLRIEETAARRQAMIDRGEEVVVGVNKYRKEQEEAIDILDVDNIAVRESQIKRLEEIRATRDDAACTAALAELTRRAKEGGNLLEAAVEAARARASVGEISMAMEDEFGRHRAEVKTLAGVYGAAYEGDEGFAKIQKSIEDFAKEEGRRPRLLVVKMGQDGHDRGAKVIATAFADIGFDVDVGPLFQTPAEAAQDAIDNDVHVVGISSQAAGHKTLAPQLIKELQANDAGDIIVICGGVIPQQDYDFLKEAGVKAIFGPGTNIPEAAEDILNLIREARS, encoded by the coding sequence ATGACGACGAAAAAAGACTGGGAAGCGCTGGCGGAGAAAGAACTGCGGGGCAAGCCGCTGGAGGCTCTGACCTGGGACACGCTGGAAGGCATTCAGGTCAAGCCGCTTTATACGGCGGAAGATACGGCAGAGATCGACCATATGGGGGGGCTGCCGGGCTTTGGGCCATTCACGCGCGGCGTTAAGGCGACCATGTATGCAGGCCGCCCTTGGACGATCCGTCAATATGCGGGCTTTTCAACGGCCGAGGAATCCAACGCCTTTTACCGCCGCAATCTGGCGGCGGGGCAGCAGGGTGTCTCTGTGGCTTTCGATCTGGCGACGCACCGGGGCTATGATTCAGATCACCCGCGTGTTGAGGGCGATGTCGGCAAGGCGGGCGTTGCGATTGACTCTGTAGAGGACATGAAGATCCTCTTTGACGGCATTCCTTTGGATAAAGTTTCCGTGTCCATGACCATGAACGGCGCGGTCATTCCGATCCTCGCGAATTTCATCGTCGCAGGCGAAGAGCAGGGCCATGATAAGGCGCTGCTCGCAGGCACCATTCAAAACGACATTCTGAAAGAATTCATGGTGCGCAACACCTATATCTATCCGCCAGAGCCCTCGATGCGGATCATCTCGGACATCATCGAATATACCTCAAATGAGATGCCGAAGTTCAATTCGATCTCGATCTCGGGCTATCACATGCAAGAGGCGGGCGCGAACCTGGTTCAGGAACTTGCCTATACGCTGGCGGATGGTCGTGAATATGTGCGTGCGGCGATTGAGGCAGGCATGGATGTGGATAAATTCGCAGGCCGCCTGAGCTTCTTCTTTGCGATTGGCATGAATTTCTTTATGGAAGCCGCCAAACTGCGCGCCGCGCGTCAGCTGTGGCATCGCATCATGACCGAGTTTGGCGCGAAATCGGAACGCTCGAAAATGCTGCGCACCCACTGTCAGACCTCGGGCGTGTCCTTGCAGGAACAAGACCCATATAACAATGTCATCCGTACCGCCTATGAGGCGATGGCGGCGGCGTTGGGCGGCACGCAATCCCTACACACCAATGCGTTGGATGAGGCGATTGCTCTGCCGACCGACTTCTCGGCACGTATTGCGCGCAACACTCAGCTGATCCTGCAAGAAGAGACGGGCATCACCAATGTGGTCGATCCTCTGGCGGGCTCCTACTATGTGGAAAGCCTGACCGATGAGTTGGCGACCAAGGCCTGGGAACTCATTGAAGAAGTTGAGGAAATGGGCGGTATGACCAAGGCCGTGGCCTCTGGCATGCCGAAGCTTCGCATTGAGGAAACCGCCGCGCGGCGTCAGGCGATGATCGACCGGGGTGAAGAAGTCGTCGTAGGCGTGAACAAATACCGCAAAGAGCAGGAAGAGGCGATCGACATTCTGGACGTCGACAATATCGCCGTGCGCGAGAGCCAGATCAAACGTCTGGAAGAGATCCGCGCCACCCGTGATGACGCAGCCTGCACGGCTGCATTGGCGGAGCTCACCCGCCGTGCCAAAGAAGGCGGCAACCTTTTGGAAGCCGCCGTCGAAGCCGCCCGCGCGCGGGCCTCTGTCGGAGAGATCAGCATGGCAATGGAAGACGAATTCGGCCGCCACCGCGCCGAAGTGAAGACCCTCGCAGGCGTCTATGGCGCGGCTTATGAAGGTGACGAAGGCTTTGCTAAGATCCAGAAATCTATCGAAGATTTCGCCAAGGAAGAGGGGCGTCGGCCACGTCTTCTGGTGGTCAAGATGGGTCAGGATGGGCACGACCGTGGTGCCAAGGTGATCGCGACGGCCTTTGCAGATATCGGCTTTGACGTGGATGTGGGACCTCTGTTCCAGACGCCTGCCGAAGCGGCGCAAGACGCGATTGACAATGACGTGCATGTGGTCGGGATCTCGTCTCAGGCGGCGGGGCATAAGACGCTGGCACCGCAATTGATCAAAGAGCTTCAGGCCAATGACGCGGGCGATATCATTGTGATCTGTGGCGGGGTTATTCCGCAGCAGGACTATGATTTCCTCAAAGAGGCCGGTGTGAAGGCGATCTTTGGGCCTGGGACGAATATTCCTGAGGCGGCTGAGGATATCCTGAACCTAATCCGCGAAGCGCGTAGCTGA
- a CDS encoding acetyl-CoA carboxylase biotin carboxylase subunit: MFDKILIANRGEIACRVIKTARKMGIKTVAIYSDADKNALHVKMADEAVHIGPPPANQSYIVIDKVMAAIKESGAQAVHPGYGFLSENAKFAEALEAAGVAFIGPPKGAIEAMGDKITSKKIAQDANVSTVPGFMGLIEDADEAVKISNEIGYPVMIKASAGGGGKGMRIAWNDEEAREGFQSSKNEAANSFGDDRIFIEKFVTQPRHIEIQVLCDAHGNGVYLGERECSIQRRNQKVVEEAPSPFLDEATRKAMGEQSVALAKAVGYASAGTVEFIVDGEKNFYFLEMNTRLQVEHPVTELITGVDLVEQMIRVANGEPLTITQDDVTLTGWAIENRLYAEDPYRNFLPSIGRLTRYRPPAENPDYTPGTAAGSVGDVVVRNDTGVYEGGEISMYYDPMIAKLCTWAPTREAAIEAMRVALDSFEVEGIGHNLPFVAAVMDHPKFVSGDMTTAFIAEEYPDGFEGVELPEADLRKIAAAAAAMNRVSEIRSTRVSGRMDNHERRVGTEWVVSLQGNDFPVEISADADGSSVKFEDGETLRVASDWTPGDQLAELTVNGAPLVLKVGAITCGFRIRSRGADLKVHVRSPREAELVKYMPEKLPPDTSKLLLCPMPGLIVKVDVEVGDEVQEGQALCTVEAMKMENILRAEKTTVVTKINAAAGDSLAVDDVIMEFE, from the coding sequence ATGTTTGATAAGATCCTGATCGCCAACCGCGGCGAAATCGCCTGCCGCGTCATCAAGACCGCGCGCAAGATGGGCATCAAGACCGTGGCGATCTATTCGGACGCCGACAAAAACGCGCTGCACGTCAAGATGGCAGACGAAGCGGTCCACATTGGCCCTCCACCCGCGAACCAGTCCTATATCGTGATCGACAAGGTGATGGCCGCGATCAAGGAAAGCGGCGCGCAGGCGGTGCATCCGGGCTATGGATTCCTGTCTGAAAACGCCAAATTTGCCGAGGCACTTGAGGCGGCTGGCGTTGCGTTCATAGGCCCACCTAAGGGCGCGATTGAGGCCATGGGCGACAAGATCACCTCAAAGAAAATCGCGCAGGACGCCAATGTGTCCACGGTTCCAGGCTTTATGGGCCTGATCGAGGACGCGGATGAGGCGGTCAAGATTTCCAACGAGATCGGCTATCCAGTGATGATCAAAGCCTCTGCCGGCGGTGGCGGTAAAGGCATGCGGATTGCCTGGAACGACGAAGAGGCGCGCGAGGGTTTCCAGTCCTCGAAAAACGAAGCGGCCAATAGCTTTGGCGATGATCGAATTTTTATTGAAAAATTCGTCACCCAGCCGCGTCACATCGAAATTCAGGTGCTCTGCGACGCCCATGGCAATGGCGTCTATCTGGGCGAGCGTGAATGTTCCATTCAGCGTCGGAACCAGAAAGTCGTCGAAGAAGCGCCGTCTCCGTTCCTGGACGAAGCCACCCGCAAGGCCATGGGCGAGCAATCTGTCGCGCTGGCGAAAGCCGTGGGCTATGCCTCTGCTGGCACCGTGGAATTCATCGTCGATGGCGAGAAGAATTTCTACTTCCTTGAAATGAATACCCGTCTGCAGGTGGAACACCCTGTGACCGAACTGATCACCGGCGTTGACCTTGTGGAACAAATGATCCGCGTCGCCAATGGCGAGCCGCTGACCATCACTCAGGACGATGTCACCCTGACCGGCTGGGCGATTGAAAACCGCCTCTATGCCGAGGATCCTTATCGCAACTTCCTGCCCTCTATCGGCCGTCTGACCCGCTATCGTCCGCCCGCCGAGAACCCCGATTACACCCCGGGCACCGCAGCCGGATCCGTCGGCGATGTGGTCGTGCGCAACGACACCGGCGTCTATGAGGGCGGCGAGATTTCAATGTATTACGACCCGATGATCGCCAAGCTCTGCACATGGGCACCGACCCGCGAGGCCGCGATCGAAGCGATGCGCGTGGCGCTGGATAGCTTTGAGGTCGAAGGTATTGGTCACAACCTGCCATTCGTGGCGGCTGTTATGGATCACCCAAAGTTTGTGTCAGGCGACATGACCACAGCCTTCATCGCCGAAGAATACCCCGACGGCTTTGAAGGCGTCGAGCTGCCCGAGGCCGACTTGCGCAAGATCGCAGCGGCGGCGGCAGCGATGAACCGAGTATCCGAGATCCGCTCAACCCGTGTCTCAGGCCGCATGGACAACCACGAACGCCGCGTCGGCACCGAGTGGGTCGTGTCCCTGCAAGGCAATGATTTCCCTGTGGAAATCTCGGCGGATGCGGATGGTTCTTCGGTCAAATTCGAAGATGGCGAGACGCTGCGCGTTGCCTCTGACTGGACACCGGGCGATCAACTGGCTGAGTTGACGGTCAATGGCGCGCCTCTGGTTCTGAAGGTCGGCGCGATCACCTGCGGCTTCCGCATTCGCAGCCGCGGTGCGGATTTGAAGGTGCATGTGCGCAGCCCGCGTGAGGCGGAGTTGGTCAAATACATGCCAGAGAAACTCCCACCGGATACCTCTAAGCTACTACTTTGCCCAATGCCGGGTCTGATCGTGAAGGTCGATGTCGAAGTGGGGGATGAGGTCCAAGAGGGTCAGGCGCTTTGCACAGTCGAGGCGATGAAGATGGAAAACATCCTGCGCGCTGAAAAGACCACTGTGGTCACGAAAATCAACGCGGCGGCGGGTGACAGCCTGGCGGTGGACGACGTGATTATGGAGTTCGAATAA
- a CDS encoding DUF4174 domain-containing protein, with product MSTSVRHGLAVVFAALLGSTASADEVTEEAPVFLTDPAPIESFLWTNRPVIVFADSPADPRFIEQIALLQDQIDALRERDVVVLTDTDPAAKSELRTELRPRGFMMVLIGKDGGVKLRKPFPWDVRELGRVIDKMPMRQQEIRDRRGDE from the coding sequence ATGAGCACTTCTGTACGCCATGGCTTAGCCGTTGTTTTCGCAGCCCTCTTAGGGTCCACCGCATCCGCCGATGAGGTCACCGAAGAGGCGCCCGTCTTTTTGACGGATCCCGCCCCGATCGAGAGCTTTCTCTGGACAAACCGTCCAGTGATTGTCTTTGCCGACAGCCCGGCCGATCCGCGGTTCATCGAGCAAATCGCTTTGCTACAAGACCAGATCGACGCGCTGCGCGAGCGGGATGTCGTGGTTCTAACCGACACCGATCCCGCCGCGAAATCCGAGCTGCGCACCGAGCTGCGCCCGCGCGGCTTCATGATGGTGCTCATTGGCAAGGACGGCGGCGTGAAGCTGCGCAAGCCTTTCCCTTGGGACGTGCGCGAACTCGGGCGCGTCATCGACAAAATGCCCATGCGCCAGCAGGAAATCAGAGACCGTCGCGGGGATGAATAA
- a CDS encoding VOC family protein, with protein MQFDHFAIAGETLEAAVAHVEDVLGVALLPGGKHTHFGTHNQLLGLADGLYLEAISIDPEAPKPDYARWFDLDRFAGAPRISNWICRSEDLLAELEILPDGAGVPVALTRGDFAWRMAVPADGVLPCDGCFPALIQWDVAKIPGDILPASGCKLSRFEVAHPEAQWLRETISLDDPKVQFVEGPREMRATFETPHGTRVLS; from the coding sequence ATGCAGTTTGATCATTTCGCCATTGCCGGAGAGACCCTTGAGGCCGCTGTTGCCCATGTTGAGGACGTACTTGGCGTGGCACTTTTGCCAGGCGGAAAACACACGCATTTTGGCACGCATAACCAGCTCTTGGGGCTGGCAGACGGGCTCTATTTGGAAGCCATTTCCATCGATCCAGAGGCGCCAAAGCCTGATTATGCACGGTGGTTTGATCTGGACCGTTTTGCGGGCGCGCCTCGCATCAGCAATTGGATCTGCCGGAGCGAAGATTTGCTCGCGGAACTTGAAATCCTGCCGGATGGTGCGGGTGTTCCGGTGGCTTTGACGCGCGGAGATTTCGCCTGGCGGATGGCGGTGCCTGCGGATGGTGTTCTGCCCTGTGACGGCTGTTTTCCAGCGCTAATTCAATGGGATGTCGCAAAGATTCCGGGAGATATCCTGCCTGCGTCAGGTTGTAAGTTGTCCCGATTTGAGGTCGCGCATCCTGAGGCGCAGTGGTTGCGTGAAACGATCTCTTTGGATGATCCGAAAGTGCAGTTTGTCGAAGGCCCCCGTGAGATGCGCGCAACCTTTGAAACGCCCCACGGCACGCGGGTCTTGTCATGA
- a CDS encoding Ppx/GppA family phosphatase: MNVTIDSLEDADIFGRPLFNDPSSRKLKRVGVVDVGSNSVRLVVFDGAARSPAYFFNEKIMCALGAGLSDTGRLNPEGRARALSAIARFQEIAAQICNGPLTAVATAAVREAEDGPEFCAEVLEKTGLEIHVIDGKEEARLSAQGVLLGWPGSYGLVCDIGGSSMELAEINDGEVGERVTSKLGPLKLQDIEGGAEGRQAYIQKTLDKLYVKMGDQENRLFLVGGSWRAIARVDMERRAYPLNVLHEYRMTAEDVAATAAFIAENDLEELRQRCGLSAQRMALVPFAIEVLIGLLDRFTPYDIAISSYGIREGMLYEQMPDELRRRDPLIEACRHAESKDARLPGFGRTLYDFVKPLFKDGSKDRKRLVKAACLLHDVSWRAHPDYRAETCFDNATRANLGGLKHSERVFLGLALLHRYRNKREGTRFEELYDLLNTEDQKQAEILGKAMRFGAMLWMQAGTDLGKLTYKAKSAELHLELPERARALYGEVAEARLQSLASALEAELFVSFS, from the coding sequence ATGAATGTAACCATCGACAGCCTAGAAGACGCGGATATCTTTGGACGCCCGCTCTTTAACGACCCATCCTCTCGAAAGCTAAAACGCGTGGGCGTTGTGGATGTGGGGTCAAACTCTGTCCGTTTGGTGGTCTTTGACGGCGCGGCGCGAAGCCCTGCCTATTTCTTTAACGAGAAGATCATGTGTGCCTTGGGCGCGGGTCTGTCTGACACAGGCCGCCTGAACCCCGAGGGCCGCGCGCGCGCCCTTTCGGCTATCGCGCGGTTTCAGGAAATCGCCGCTCAGATCTGCAACGGCCCGCTGACCGCCGTCGCCACGGCCGCAGTCCGCGAGGCCGAAGACGGCCCCGAGTTCTGTGCCGAGGTGCTGGAAAAGACCGGCCTAGAGATCCACGTCATCGACGGCAAAGAAGAAGCACGGCTGTCGGCGCAAGGTGTTCTGTTAGGCTGGCCGGGCTCTTACGGTCTTGTCTGCGACATCGGCGGCTCTTCCATGGAACTCGCCGAAATCAACGACGGCGAAGTCGGTGAGCGAGTCACCTCGAAACTCGGCCCTCTGAAGTTGCAAGACATCGAGGGCGGTGCCGAGGGGCGTCAGGCTTACATTCAGAAAACACTCGACAAACTCTATGTGAAAATGGGCGATCAGGAGAACCGCCTGTTCCTTGTGGGCGGCTCGTGGCGGGCCATTGCACGGGTGGATATGGAACGCCGCGCTTATCCGCTGAATGTTCTGCATGAATACCGCATGACAGCCGAGGACGTGGCCGCAACGGCCGCGTTTATCGCCGAGAATGATCTTGAAGAGCTGCGCCAGCGCTGTGGGCTATCCGCCCAACGGATGGCGCTTGTGCCCTTTGCGATCGAGGTTCTGATCGGCCTTCTTGACCGTTTCACCCCATACGATATCGCGATTTCCAGCTACGGCATCCGCGAGGGCATGCTTTACGAGCAAATGCCCGATGAACTGCGCCGTCGTGATCCCCTGATCGAGGCCTGTCGCCACGCGGAATCCAAGGACGCTCGCCTGCCGGGATTTGGGCGGACGCTTTATGATTTCGTGAAGCCATTGTTCAAGGACGGCAGCAAAGACCGCAAACGCTTGGTCAAAGCTGCCTGCCTTCTGCATGACGTCAGCTGGCGCGCGCATCCCGACTATCGCGCGGAAACCTGTTTTGACAACGCGACACGCGCGAATTTGGGCGGGCTTAAGCATTCCGAGCGCGTGTTCCTCGGGCTGGCCCTGCTCCACCGCTATCGCAACAAACGCGAAGGCACGCGGTTTGAAGAGCTTTATGACCTTCTCAACACCGAAGACCAGAAACAGGCCGAAATCCTTGGCAAAGCCATGCGCTTTGGCGCGATGCTGTGGATGCAGGCCGGCACGGATCTGGGCAAACTGACGTATAAGGCCAAATCCGCAGAACTCCATCTAGAACTGCCGGAGCGCGCCCGCGCGCTTTATGGCGAGGTGGCCGAGGCGCGGCTGCAATCACTCGCCAGCGCGCTTGAGGCCGAGCTCTTTGTGAGCTTTTCCTAA
- a CDS encoding endonuclease/exonuclease/phosphatase family protein has protein sequence MRIATYNIEWFANLFDEENQLVLDDSWSSRRDVTKAQQAAAVAHVLRSMDADAILVVEAPDQNGKRSTVAALEDFTAHFGLRTSDAIIGFSNDTQQELALLYDPNVLKARHDPKGSLDAPRFDQELGIDLDVDERSDTVRFSKPPLELAVTTKFGGEFRLIGAHLKSKAPHGARNRDEVMRISIANRRKQLAQAIWLRRRIVEHLKNGDSLMVLGDLNDGPGLDEYEGLFGRSSVEIVMGEQGENCLTDPHARQALGPRLGARPTTSRFYLRHEGRYLQALLDYIMVSQDLAAKSPKWRIWHPFDDHDCWADEALRAALLDASDHFPVTLDIDL, from the coding sequence ATGCGGATTGCGACCTACAATATCGAGTGGTTCGCAAATCTTTTTGACGAAGAAAATCAATTGGTTCTGGACGACTCATGGTCCTCGCGGCGGGATGTGACCAAAGCCCAGCAGGCGGCGGCCGTGGCGCATGTTCTGCGGTCTATGGATGCGGATGCAATTCTTGTGGTCGAGGCACCTGATCAGAACGGGAAACGCTCAACCGTCGCCGCTTTGGAGGACTTTACCGCGCATTTTGGCCTGCGCACTAGCGATGCGATCATCGGGTTTTCCAATGACACGCAACAGGAACTGGCGCTGCTTTATGATCCAAATGTTTTGAAGGCGCGGCATGATCCCAAAGGTTCGCTGGATGCGCCGCGATTTGATCAAGAGCTGGGCATTGATCTGGACGTGGATGAACGCAGCGATACGGTGCGGTTTTCAAAACCCCCTTTGGAACTCGCGGTGACGACGAAATTCGGCGGCGAATTTCGTTTGATCGGCGCGCATTTGAAATCCAAAGCCCCCCATGGGGCGCGTAATCGCGACGAGGTCATGCGGATCTCGATTGCCAATCGGCGCAAGCAATTGGCGCAGGCGATTTGGCTTCGGCGTCGGATCGTGGAGCACCTGAAAAATGGCGACTCTCTGATGGTGCTCGGAGACCTCAATGACGGTCCCGGTCTGGATGAATACGAGGGGCTCTTTGGGCGTTCGTCGGTTGAGATCGTGATGGGAGAGCAGGGCGAGAACTGTTTGACCGATCCCCATGCGCGACAGGCTTTAGGGCCTCGGTTGGGTGCGCGGCCGACCACATCGCGGTTCTATTTGCGCCATGAGGGGCGGTATCTGCAGGCGCTGTTGGACTACATCATGGTCTCGCAGGATCTTGCGGCCAAATCCCCGAAATGGCGGATCTGGCATCCGTTTGATGATCATGATTGCTGGGCCGATGAAGCCTTGCGCGCGGCCTTGCTGGATGCCTCAGACCACTTTCCCGTCACGCTGGATATCGATCTTTAG
- a CDS encoding GNAT family N-acetyltransferase produces MIIRQATAQDAPDIAAVWNAEIRDGVSTFNSVDKTLAEVQEMIELRGAATQVAHEGESFLGFVTYGQFRGGIGYRHSVEHTIYLTPAAKGRGVGRALMARIYEVARGEGHHIMVAGIGGENADAIGFHTALGFKEVGRMPEVGRKFDRWMTLVLMQREL; encoded by the coding sequence ATGATCATCAGGCAAGCCACCGCGCAGGACGCGCCAGATATCGCAGCCGTTTGGAATGCTGAAATCCGCGATGGCGTGAGCACGTTTAACTCGGTCGATAAAACTCTGGCCGAGGTGCAAGAAATGATCGAGCTGCGCGGGGCCGCAACGCAGGTTGCCCATGAGGGCGAGAGTTTTTTGGGCTTTGTCACCTATGGCCAGTTTCGCGGCGGGATCGGCTATCGCCATTCGGTCGAGCACACGATCTATTTGACACCAGCCGCCAAGGGACGCGGCGTGGGGCGGGCCTTGATGGCGCGGATTTATGAGGTCGCGCGCGGCGAAGGCCATCATATTATGGTGGCGGGCATAGGTGGCGAGAACGCAGATGCTATTGGCTTTCACACAGCGCTTGGGTTTAAGGAAGTCGGACGTATGCCCGAGGTTGGACGCAAGTTTGATCGCTGGATGACGCTCGTATTGATGCAAAGGGAATTATGA
- a CDS encoding J domain-containing protein produces MSIWTRISDAIEALVQGQPLSEVFDRLRTPPERSIAFTIAVIALGAKMAKADGLVTRDEVTAFREVFHIRPEDEAGAARVFNLARQDAAGFEEYAVRIHRLFGTDHPMYCDLIEGLFHISMADGEFHPNENVFLERVAEIFEMAPARYQAIKTRFVPDAEPDPYTVLGVDPSASMDEMRKAWRQLVRETHPDAMVARGVPEEAVKIAEKKMIDINRAWDTINGKAA; encoded by the coding sequence ATGTCGATTTGGACCAGAATTAGCGATGCGATCGAAGCCCTTGTGCAGGGGCAACCCCTGTCTGAGGTCTTTGACCGCTTGCGCACACCGCCAGAGCGGTCGATTGCCTTTACCATTGCCGTGATTGCCTTGGGGGCCAAGATGGCCAAGGCCGATGGCTTGGTGACCCGCGATGAGGTCACAGCCTTTCGTGAGGTCTTTCATATTCGCCCTGAGGATGAAGCTGGCGCGGCGCGGGTCTTTAATCTGGCGCGGCAGGACGCCGCGGGTTTTGAGGAATATGCCGTGCGTATCCATCGGTTGTTTGGCACCGATCATCCGATGTACTGCGATCTGATCGAGGGGCTCTTTCATATCTCGATGGCGGATGGCGAGTTTCATCCCAATGAGAATGTGTTCCTTGAGCGGGTTGCCGAGATCTTCGAGATGGCGCCTGCCAGATATCAGGCGATCAAAACGCGCTTTGTGCCAGATGCAGAGCCAGATCCCTACACGGTGCTGGGCGTAGATCCCTCGGCCTCGATGGACGAGATGCGCAAGGCCTGGCGACAGCTTGTGCGCGAGACCCATCCTGATGCGATGGTCGCACGTGGCGTGCCCGAAGAGGCCGTGAAAATTGCTGAGAAGAAGATGATCGACATCAACCGCGCCTGGGACACCATCAATGGCAAGGCGGCCTGA